The Sphingobium aromaticiconvertens genome has a segment encoding these proteins:
- a CDS encoding inorganic phosphate transporter, which yields MNATVAMNQHGVRPDLDKGLGLAGKIGFGAAIAAALLYVAYSIYADANAAGVHATAYLPFLLLFVALLIALGFEFVNGFHDTANAVATVIYTNAMPANVAVVWSGFFNFLGVLLSTGAVAFGIVSLLPVELILQVGSNSGFAMVFALLIAAIVWNLATWWLGIPSSSSHTLIGSIIGVGVANAMLHGKSGTSGVDWSKATEIGQALLVSPLIGFGVAALLFLAMKLLIRNKALYQEPKDGVPPPTWIRALLIFTCTGVSFAHGSNDGQKGMGLIMLILIGTVPTAYALNRAVPAKYSAEFHANSVAAAGALGPRTATTETPAEARRQVTTYIADKRFSPDTLPALSVLVSDIDRQVGEYGSLAKVPAAAVSNIRNDMYLASEAIKRLGKEKSTGLSEDKLTTLTTYKGSLDTGTRFIPTWVKVAVAFALGLGTMVGWKRIVVTVGEKIGKSHLTYAQGASAELVAMATIFGADHLGLPVSTTHVLSSGVAGTMAANGSGLQMNTIRNMLMAWVLTLPVSILLAGLLYMLFSQIF from the coding sequence ATGAACGCTACAGTTGCGATGAATCAGCATGGCGTGCGCCCGGATCTGGACAAGGGACTGGGTCTGGCGGGCAAGATCGGTTTCGGCGCTGCGATCGCCGCCGCTCTTCTCTACGTCGCCTACAGCATTTACGCGGACGCGAACGCAGCGGGCGTGCATGCGACGGCCTATCTGCCTTTCCTCCTGCTGTTCGTCGCGCTGCTGATCGCGCTCGGCTTCGAATTTGTGAACGGTTTTCATGATACGGCCAATGCCGTCGCGACGGTCATCTACACTAATGCGATGCCCGCCAATGTGGCGGTGGTCTGGTCGGGCTTCTTCAATTTCCTGGGCGTGCTGCTCTCCACCGGCGCGGTCGCCTTTGGCATCGTGTCGCTGCTGCCGGTCGAACTGATCCTGCAAGTCGGCTCCAATTCCGGTTTCGCCATGGTGTTCGCGCTGTTGATCGCGGCGATCGTCTGGAACCTCGCGACATGGTGGCTGGGCATTCCCTCGTCCAGCTCGCATACGCTGATCGGATCGATCATCGGCGTCGGCGTCGCCAATGCGATGCTGCACGGCAAGAGCGGCACGTCAGGCGTGGACTGGAGCAAGGCGACCGAGATCGGGCAGGCGCTGCTCGTCTCGCCGCTGATCGGCTTTGGCGTTGCAGCGCTGTTGTTCCTCGCCATGAAGCTGTTGATTCGCAACAAGGCGCTCTATCAGGAGCCAAAGGACGGCGTACCGCCGCCGACCTGGATTCGCGCCCTGCTGATCTTCACCTGCACCGGCGTCAGTTTCGCCCACGGGTCCAATGACGGGCAAAAGGGCATGGGCCTCATCATGCTGATCCTGATCGGAACCGTGCCGACCGCCTATGCGCTCAACCGGGCCGTTCCGGCGAAATATAGCGCTGAATTCCATGCCAATTCCGTGGCTGCGGCGGGTGCGCTGGGGCCGCGCACGGCAACGACCGAGACGCCAGCCGAGGCCCGTCGGCAGGTCACGACCTATATCGCCGACAAGCGCTTTTCGCCTGACACCCTGCCGGCTCTCTCCGTCCTCGTCTCCGACATTGACCGGCAGGTCGGCGAATATGGCTCGCTGGCAAAGGTGCCGGCGGCTGCCGTCAGCAATATCCGCAACGACATGTATCTCGCGTCCGAAGCGATCAAACGGCTGGGCAAGGAAAAGTCCACCGGCCTGTCCGAAGACAAGCTCACCACGCTGACGACCTATAAGGGGTCGCTTGACACGGGCACGCGGTTCATTCCCACCTGGGTGAAGGTCGCCGTCGCCTTTGCGCTCGGCCTTGGCACGATGGTCGGGTGGAAGCGGATCGTCGTTACGGTGGGTGAAAAGATCGGCAAGAGCCACCTGACCTATGCGCAGGGCGCGTCGGCCGAACTGGTGGCGATGGCCACGATCTTCGGCGCTGATCATCTGGGCCTGCCGGTCTCGACCACACACGTCCTTTCCTCCGGCGTCGCGGGCACGATGGCCGCCAATGGTTCGGGCTTGCAGATGAACACCATCCGCAACATGCTGATGGCCTGGGTGCTTACCCTGCCGGTCTCGATCCTGTTGGCGGGCTTGCTCTACATGCTCTTTTCGCAGATATTCTGA
- a CDS encoding nuclease translates to MRFLAPALATISALALHPTTARAWGGTAHSVIDRAAIEAIPDDGPTFLRKYVDYIAASASLPDSWRGDAENFSKMDEDPNHGWFREQFTFVKPIPRSRHEFVLALYKQYERIKDSDPLTAQRTNIRWTGTLPYAAIEAYERLIVCMRYVRKAQAEGRDASVPEQHCAFQAIRLGHYIGDGAQPLHDSVNSDGWRGDNPREYTRDKSIHGRFESLFVDGMQLTATDIAPRIGAPQHRTGDMFEAVLAFLDVAGNKMEAVYKLEKRDGFSNHADKDVRALIYERTAAGASMLRDMFVRAWAESATEPVKVEPSPLDFSNPAFNPETGSAPD, encoded by the coding sequence ATGCGTTTCCTTGCCCCCGCCCTTGCCACAATCAGCGCCTTGGCCCTTCATCCCACGACCGCTCGGGCGTGGGGCGGCACCGCGCATTCGGTGATCGACCGCGCGGCCATCGAGGCTATTCCCGACGATGGCCCCACATTCCTGCGCAAATATGTCGACTATATCGCGGCCTCGGCCTCCTTGCCCGACAGTTGGCGAGGGGATGCGGAGAATTTCTCCAAGATGGACGAGGACCCCAATCATGGCTGGTTCCGGGAACAATTCACCTTCGTGAAGCCCATTCCGCGTTCACGCCATGAATTCGTCCTCGCCCTTTACAAGCAGTATGAACGGATCAAGGACAGCGATCCGCTGACCGCGCAGCGCACCAATATCCGCTGGACCGGCACGCTGCCCTATGCCGCAATCGAAGCCTATGAGCGGCTGATTGTCTGTATGCGGTACGTGCGCAAGGCGCAGGCGGAAGGCCGCGACGCATCGGTGCCCGAGCAGCATTGCGCGTTTCAGGCCATTCGTCTGGGTCATTATATCGGGGACGGCGCGCAGCCGCTCCATGACTCGGTCAATTCCGATGGCTGGCGGGGTGATAACCCCAGGGAATATACGCGCGACAAGAGTATTCATGGTCGCTTCGAAAGCCTGTTCGTCGACGGCATGCAATTGACCGCCACGGACATCGCGCCCCGCATCGGTGCGCCTCAGCACCGCACCGGCGACATGTTCGAGGCGGTGCTCGCTTTTCTCGACGTGGCCGGAAACAAGATGGAAGCCGTCTACAAACTCGAAAAGCGCGACGGTTTTTCGAACCATGCCGACAAGGATGTACGCGCGCTGATCTATGAGCGGACTGCGGCAGGCGCATCGATGCTGCGCGACATGTTTGTCCGGGCCTGGGCAGAAAGCGCTACGGAACCTGTGAAGGTCGAACCATCCCCGCTCGACTTCAGCAACCCTGCGTTCAATCCGGAAACGGGTTCAGCGCCCGACTGA
- a CDS encoding DUF2141 domain-containing protein, which translates to MSGMAIPSTPALGKAGAHCRSNESGPAFLIDIVGLKDRNGNLKLEVYPANDTDFLQDDNILIAQGKTFRRVEVPIPPGDPATLCVRLPGPGRYAVSVLHDRDGNHKFGLSVDGVGFGGNPKLGMGKPKASAASIVAGASLTRERIVMNYRRGLLSFGPLTERR; encoded by the coding sequence ATGTCGGGCATGGCCATTCCTTCCACGCCCGCTCTGGGCAAGGCAGGCGCGCATTGTCGCAGCAATGAAAGCGGCCCTGCCTTCCTGATCGACATTGTCGGCCTGAAGGACCGCAATGGCAATCTGAAGCTGGAAGTCTATCCGGCGAACGACACCGATTTCCTTCAGGACGACAATATCCTGATCGCGCAGGGCAAGACGTTCCGCCGCGTCGAGGTGCCCATACCACCGGGCGACCCGGCGACGCTTTGCGTGCGACTGCCCGGTCCCGGCCGCTACGCCGTCAGCGTGCTTCACGACAGGGACGGCAATCACAAGTTCGGCCTGTCGGTCGATGGTGTCGGCTTTGGTGGCAACCCAAAGCTGGGCATGGGCAAACCCAAAGCCAGCGCGGCGTCGATCGTCGCGGGCGCCAGCCTGACGCGGGAGCGGATCGTCATGAATTATCGCCGGGGCCTTTTGTCCTTCGGCCCCTTGACGGAAAGGCGTTAG
- a CDS encoding glycosyltransferase, producing MRIVDVCAFYSDRGGGVKTYVRHKMLAGPKEGHEVIILAPAAAEGVEVINDHARIEFVPARRFPLDGRYHYFHDEPALHARLDALRPDLVEASTPWASASMVANWRGSAPRSLIMHADPLGNYAYRWFRALAPRPVIDRGFDWFWRHLRRMDARFDHIVCASDDLAARLKVGGLHHVVTNHMGVQPGIFSPAHRDPDLRRSLLASCGLPDDGVLLLGAGRHAPEKRWPMIIDAVTASGFDRPIGLVIAGDGRARASVQRAAAGNPHVRLIAPVTDRAAFATLLASADALVHGSESETFCMIAAEARASGVPMFLPDAGAAADHLVPGAGYHYAAVDGGSLVERLDRFITDGPAGHIATARAAAAGTRTMDAHFADLFAIYAAHEQAMAA from the coding sequence ATGCGTATCGTGGATGTCTGCGCTTTTTACTCCGACCGGGGCGGTGGCGTGAAAACCTATGTCCGGCACAAGATGCTGGCGGGGCCGAAAGAAGGGCACGAAGTCATCATCCTCGCGCCGGCGGCGGCGGAGGGCGTTGAGGTCATCAATGATCACGCCCGGATCGAATTTGTGCCCGCCCGCCGTTTTCCGCTCGATGGACGCTACCATTATTTCCATGACGAACCGGCGCTGCATGCCCGGCTGGATGCGCTGCGGCCCGATCTGGTCGAGGCATCGACCCCCTGGGCCAGCGCGTCGATGGTCGCCAACTGGCGCGGGTCCGCGCCCCGCAGCCTGATCATGCATGCCGATCCGCTGGGCAACTATGCCTATCGCTGGTTTCGTGCGCTGGCGCCGCGTCCGGTGATCGACCGGGGATTCGACTGGTTCTGGCGGCATCTGCGCCGGATGGATGCACGGTTCGACCATATCGTTTGCGCCAGCGACGATCTGGCCGCGCGGCTGAAGGTTGGGGGGCTTCACCATGTCGTGACCAACCATATGGGGGTACAGCCCGGCATCTTCTCGCCCGCCCATCGTGACCCTGACCTGCGCCGCAGCTTGCTTGCCTCATGCGGCCTGCCGGATGATGGCGTGCTGTTGCTGGGGGCAGGGCGCCATGCCCCCGAAAAACGCTGGCCGATGATAATCGACGCGGTGACGGCCAGTGGCTTCGACCGTCCGATCGGGCTGGTGATCGCGGGCGACGGCCGGGCGCGCGCCAGTGTCCAGCGCGCGGCGGCGGGCAATCCGCATGTCCGCCTGATCGCTCCCGTCACCGACCGCGCGGCTTTTGCCACGCTGCTCGCCAGCGCCGACGCGCTGGTCCATGGCAGCGAATCCGAGACATTCTGCATGATCGCGGCGGAAGCGCGTGCCAGTGGCGTACCCATGTTTCTGCCCGATGCCGGCGCGGCGGCGGATCATCTGGTGCCGGGCGCGGGCTATCATTATGCGGCGGTGGATGGCGGGAGTCTGGTCGAGCGGCTGGATCGTTTCATCACGGATGGCCCGGCGGGGCATATCGCCACCGCGCGCGCCGCCGCTGCGGGAACCCGCACGATGGACGCGCATTTCGCTGACCTCTTCGCGATCTATGCTGCACATGAGCAGGCAATGGCTGCGTGA
- a CDS encoding glycosyltransferase 87 family protein gives MMRDGLPYRDFAYLQTPLQPLLFAPLAWIAKGWLFPALRAVNALLAMGAVACIWLAARRAGASDRGAAIAAVALLSSHMLLFAGSVARNDALPLLLMTAGLAAFLSVVRDDRDRWPALLAGLLLGAAASAKISYGLPAAAVGLFALLHWRTLGVGRVGLLAIGGVLGGVPTIWLAGLAPDAAWFGIIDYSVKAPVEWRTLNGQAFMLHWPLSLGRLMRHLAQGCGLIALVAIMLVATRRRTMVERLLDMMIVAGLVAAWLPRPIYVQYLGPLLPALFIRFALLTDAPFWRQQVIGHALIALGIIAGFAETAMEVGANIRMRHSPVLAVVRDARALDRMVAAAGISGRIATLSPERAVDTALPIDRRFVTGPFLLRTRHVLTESQARAFHATTFQTLATDLDVLPPAAILIGGEGQPSQAAPHGLDALLADWARSHGYRSVPLPSGAMQLLLPPLHRRHQDNVK, from the coding sequence ATGATGCGCGATGGCCTTCCTTATCGCGACTTCGCCTATCTCCAGACGCCGTTGCAGCCCCTGCTGTTCGCGCCGTTGGCGTGGATCGCCAAGGGATGGCTCTTTCCGGCGCTGCGTGCCGTCAACGCATTGCTGGCAATGGGCGCAGTCGCCTGCATCTGGCTGGCGGCCCGGCGGGCGGGAGCGTCGGACCGCGGCGCGGCGATCGCAGCGGTCGCCCTGCTGTCCAGCCACATGTTGTTGTTCGCGGGCAGTGTTGCGCGCAACGATGCGCTGCCTTTGCTGTTGATGACGGCGGGACTTGCGGCCTTCCTTTCCGTGGTTCGGGATGATCGCGATCGGTGGCCTGCCCTGCTGGCGGGGCTGTTGCTGGGCGCGGCGGCGTCGGCAAAGATCAGCTATGGCCTGCCCGCCGCTGCCGTCGGCCTGTTCGCACTGCTGCACTGGCGGACGCTGGGTGTCGGGAGGGTCGGGCTGCTGGCCATCGGCGGCGTGCTGGGCGGGGTGCCTACGATCTGGCTGGCCGGACTGGCGCCAGACGCGGCCTGGTTCGGCATCATCGACTATAGCGTGAAAGCGCCCGTCGAATGGCGGACGCTGAATGGACAGGCGTTCATGCTGCATTGGCCCCTGAGCCTGGGCAGGCTGATGCGCCATCTGGCGCAAGGCTGCGGCCTGATCGCGCTGGTCGCGATAATGTTGGTCGCCACGCGGCGACGGACGATGGTGGAACGGCTGCTCGACATGATGATCGTCGCGGGACTCGTCGCCGCCTGGCTCCCGCGTCCTATCTACGTTCAATATCTGGGACCGTTGCTACCAGCGCTCTTCATCCGCTTCGCCCTGCTGACGGATGCGCCTTTCTGGCGGCAGCAGGTCATCGGCCATGCCCTGATCGCTCTCGGCATCATTGCCGGTTTTGCCGAAACGGCGATGGAGGTCGGCGCCAATATTCGGATGCGCCACAGTCCTGTTCTGGCCGTTGTGCGCGATGCCCGCGCACTGGACAGGATGGTGGCTGCGGCCGGTATTTCGGGAAGGATCGCCACGCTTTCGCCAGAGCGGGCGGTGGATACTGCACTGCCGATAGACCGCCGCTTCGTCACCGGCCCTTTCCTGCTGCGTACGCGCCATGTGTTGACGGAGAGTCAGGCGCGCGCTTTCCATGCGACAACCTTCCAAACGCTGGCAACGGATCTGGATGTCTTGCCACCCGCGGCCATATTGATCGGAGGAGAAGGACAGCCCAGTCAAGCCGCCCCTCATGGGCTGGACGCGTTGCTTGCAGACTGGGCACGAAGCCATGGTTATCGGTCTGTCCCGCTGCCTTCGGGTGCGATGCAGTTGTTGCTGCCTCCGCTGCACCGACGTCATCAGGATAACGTAAAATAG
- a CDS encoding YdcF family protein, with translation MAGRLTRMTALFVTAASVALAAAPASAGAARDVVIERLSQRLFPLLDALGRDPAALDALKSSPEVGALLRIRQARWAACGPDLICSAQAIVWNPAEVEAIARAAKLPAGLPASDDGSAAQARREIEGINSIVRTYGLGQVPPYPQIDGAGTIDPQERQARLQAADWLSRTPRDGSAQALDPSIDYALALLDASDRTDAISFDPLTGGSNDLPMRRAKTVDWSRYRYTALIVTGVGPEVADMALSPFGKYHLRLAANRFAQGEAPFIIVSGGKAHPRATRFTEAREMREALIERYGIPAEAILIEPYARHTTTNLRNAARLLMAIGAPLDHDTLIVCNPGQSASIESPLFVKRNNDELGYQPGQIGKRLSPTELVFRAARASARVDPRDPLDP, from the coding sequence ATGGCGGGCCGCCTGACAAGGATGACAGCCTTGTTCGTTACGGCGGCTTCGGTTGCGCTCGCGGCTGCCCCGGCTTCGGCCGGGGCGGCTCGCGACGTCGTGATCGAGCGGCTCTCGCAGCGCCTCTTCCCGCTACTTGATGCGCTGGGTCGTGATCCGGCCGCGCTCGACGCCCTCAAGTCCAGTCCTGAAGTCGGTGCCTTGCTCCGCATTCGGCAGGCCCGGTGGGCGGCGTGCGGACCGGATCTGATCTGCTCCGCGCAGGCGATCGTGTGGAACCCGGCAGAGGTGGAGGCCATCGCCCGTGCGGCGAAATTGCCAGCCGGCCTTCCCGCGTCCGACGATGGCAGCGCAGCGCAGGCGCGGCGCGAGATTGAAGGCATCAACAGCATCGTGCGGACTTATGGTCTGGGCCAGGTTCCGCCTTATCCCCAGATTGACGGGGCAGGAACGATCGACCCGCAGGAGCGGCAGGCACGGCTTCAGGCCGCCGACTGGCTGTCACGCACGCCGCGCGACGGATCGGCGCAGGCATTGGATCCCAGCATCGACTATGCGCTGGCTCTGCTGGACGCGAGCGACCGCACTGACGCGATCAGCTTCGATCCACTAACCGGGGGCAGCAATGACCTGCCGATGCGGCGCGCGAAAACCGTCGACTGGAGCCGTTATCGCTACACCGCCCTGATCGTCACGGGCGTCGGCCCGGAAGTGGCGGACATGGCGCTCAGTCCCTTTGGCAAATATCATCTGCGTCTGGCCGCAAATCGCTTCGCGCAGGGCGAGGCCCCGTTCATCATCGTTAGCGGCGGCAAGGCGCATCCGCGCGCGACCCGGTTCACCGAGGCTCGGGAAATGCGCGAGGCGCTGATCGAGCGTTATGGGATACCGGCCGAAGCGATCCTGATCGAACCCTATGCCCGTCACACCACGACCAATTTGCGCAACGCCGCGCGCCTGCTGATGGCGATAGGGGCGCCGCTGGACCATGACACGCTGATCGTCTGCAATCCGGGCCAAAGCGCCAGTATCGAAAGCCCTTTGTTCGTGAAGCGCAACAATGACGAACTGGGTTATCAGCCGGGACAGATCGGCAAGCGTCTTTCCCCCACTGAACTGGTGTTTCGTGCCGCCCGTGCCTCCGCGCGGGTCGATCCGCGCGATCCGCTTGATCCCTGA
- a CDS encoding TonB-dependent receptor domain-containing protein, with the protein MKRGIASLLPLACIAGTVHAQTLPLENGIRFSLKPHPGLRPSPQYAYSRMPARIDPIDPIDADDRVQEIRIGLQRTTRHFSDITTATPFAPHALSRSRMTRYMVEDRLPIGDHVVASFGWHGIKVSNRNANVTVGMGSERLRTRDWFLPRATLAIQPGRDLRLTVGYDERLRAYGETGTGGPMGLTRDAFLSLSRNLKPETQSRMHVRADWAATAVVDLSFALQGGRLDDQLSFVGRGTLPVNSGSARIEGAVLEAQHRMTPHLSWTLRYSHARVRGSGGDRMHERSLRVGSVWQDGPWRAALSIVRNSAPALVPDDSRALLVEAGVDYVRATSEGRPLTLSVHMTDPDRLASGRFMRDDLSGPLYAADQVRAVMASARLGW; encoded by the coding sequence GTGAAGCGGGGCATTGCTTCGCTCCTGCCGCTGGCCTGCATTGCCGGAACGGTCCATGCACAGACATTACCGCTGGAGAACGGCATTCGTTTCTCGCTGAAGCCACATCCCGGACTTCGGCCGTCTCCGCAATATGCCTATTCCAGGATGCCGGCGCGTATCGATCCGATCGATCCGATCGACGCCGACGACCGTGTGCAGGAAATCCGGATCGGGCTGCAACGGACCACACGACACTTTTCCGACATCACGACGGCGACCCCATTTGCGCCCCACGCTCTCTCGCGCAGCCGAATGACCCGCTATATGGTTGAAGACCGGTTGCCGATCGGTGATCATGTGGTCGCATCCTTCGGTTGGCATGGCATCAAGGTCAGTAACCGAAACGCTAACGTCACCGTGGGCATGGGAAGCGAACGCCTGCGCACGCGCGACTGGTTCCTGCCGCGCGCGACGCTGGCCATCCAGCCGGGCCGCGACCTGCGGTTGACGGTCGGCTATGACGAAAGGCTGCGGGCCTATGGCGAAACCGGAACCGGGGGACCGATGGGGCTGACCCGCGACGCCTTCCTGTCGTTGAGCCGAAATCTGAAACCGGAAACGCAGAGCCGCATGCACGTGCGCGCCGACTGGGCCGCTACGGCTGTTGTCGACCTTTCATTCGCATTGCAGGGTGGGCGACTGGACGATCAACTGAGCTTTGTGGGACGTGGTACGCTGCCGGTGAACAGCGGCTCCGCGCGGATCGAGGGCGCCGTGCTGGAGGCGCAGCATCGAATGACCCCGCATCTGTCCTGGACGCTGCGCTACAGCCATGCGCGGGTGCGCGGTTCGGGCGGCGATAGGATGCATGAGCGAAGCCTGCGGGTCGGCTCGGTCTGGCAGGATGGTCCCTGGCGTGCGGCCCTGTCGATCGTGCGCAACAGTGCCCCGGCCTTGGTGCCGGATGATAGCCGTGCCCTGCTGGTCGAGGCCGGGGTCGACTATGTCCGCGCGACGTCGGAAGGCCGACCGCTGACCCTGTCGGTCCATATGACCGACCCTGACCGCCTCGCCAGCGGCCGCTTCATGCGCGACGATCTGTCGGGCCCGCTATACGCCGCAGATCAGGTGCGCGCGGTGATGGCGAGCGCACGGCTGGGCTGGTAG
- a CDS encoding glycosyltransferase, whose translation MTRVDPSVGFDPRKSSDGFDPRILFFLKGFGPGGVERIALRLADGLRRKGLDIAILVGAEAGPMERPSGHYLVARSWPVIGMRGSMARLVATLGRQLRFAPPALLFCPGNAYTIIPVLLKLLLGAACPPIVAKISNDLYRQDLPRAIRPLYRVWLRMQGRAIDHFAVLSAPMGAEVKAFMRVASHRIHVVPNPVLDDFDLEPNLDQRRPVGLGRRFVAVGRLERQKDYPAMLRAFAAGARPHDRLTIFGEGSDRDALVDLAASLGLADRVDLPGHCRDVRARLRDHDVLLLSSRYEGQPGAVVEALSVGLGIIATRCCAGMSDLLDHGALGTLVECGDDSGFARAIAEAEPDMQDRARAKARVRDCTIEAAVPAYAALFAVVIAERQACDSISRKTSFFRPGANAKPV comes from the coding sequence ATGACACGCGTAGATCCATCGGTCGGCTTTGACCCTCGGAAAAGTTCGGACGGTTTCGATCCGCGTATACTGTTTTTCCTGAAGGGTTTTGGCCCGGGCGGTGTCGAACGAATTGCCCTGCGCCTGGCCGACGGCTTGCGACGCAAGGGACTGGACATCGCCATATTGGTCGGAGCCGAAGCCGGACCGATGGAGCGGCCATCGGGGCATTATCTTGTCGCGCGGTCTTGGCCAGTTATTGGAATGCGAGGGTCAATGGCGCGCCTGGTTGCGACCCTTGGGCGTCAGCTACGTTTCGCGCCGCCAGCCTTATTATTCTGTCCCGGCAATGCCTATACGATCATCCCTGTCCTGCTGAAGCTGTTGCTCGGCGCCGCCTGTCCACCGATTGTCGCAAAGATCAGCAACGACTTGTACCGACAGGATCTGCCGCGTGCGATCCGCCCGCTCTATCGTGTCTGGTTGCGGATGCAGGGGCGGGCGATTGATCATTTTGCCGTGCTGTCGGCACCCATGGGTGCCGAAGTAAAGGCGTTCATGCGCGTTGCGTCCCATCGCATCCATGTGGTTCCCAATCCCGTGCTGGACGATTTCGACCTGGAACCGAATCTGGACCAGCGCCGGCCCGTTGGCTTGGGGCGGCGGTTCGTGGCGGTCGGGCGGCTGGAGCGGCAGAAGGATTATCCCGCAATGCTGCGTGCCTTTGCCGCAGGTGCCCGGCCCCATGATCGGTTGACCATTTTTGGTGAGGGCAGCGACCGTGATGCGCTGGTCGACCTTGCCGCATCGCTCGGCCTGGCCGATCGGGTCGACCTGCCGGGGCATTGCCGCGATGTCCGTGCGCGGTTGCGCGATCATGATGTGCTGCTGCTCTCCTCCCGCTACGAAGGACAGCCGGGCGCAGTCGTCGAGGCGCTGTCAGTCGGCCTTGGCATCATCGCCACCCGATGTTGCGCGGGCATGTCCGACCTGCTCGACCATGGCGCACTTGGTACGCTGGTGGAATGCGGTGACGACAGTGGCTTTGCCCGAGCGATCGCGGAGGCCGAACCCGACATGCAGGATCGAGCGCGGGCGAAGGCCAGGGTGCGCGATTGCACGATCGAGGCGGCGGTCCCGGCCTATGCCGCTCTCTTCGCCGTTGTGATCGCCGAACGGCAAGCGTGCGATTCCATATCGCGCAAGACTTCATTCTTTCGTCCAGGGGCCAACGCGAAACCCGTATGA
- a CDS encoding endonuclease/exonuclease/phosphatase family protein: MFRPFRALLFAGLAAFAAAGSTHGGQYPAPQWDQAGSRPADGRLSVMTYNIKGLPWPVALGREAALSDIADRLALLRRSGRQPHVILLQEAFTPEAAEIAARAGYLHVAHGPDAAQPSAMVAGSADRPYLAEARWDRGEGIGKQLGSGLQILSDYPISRIDRMAFPDFACAGFDCLANKGVLIAHLTVPGFDRPVSIVNTHLNARAAAGVSIDRSQRAYARQVGLMMQFVAAHVPAGQPMVLGGDMNIGKDARRADLFFTRFAQAGMNFIGPHLGGARRALAQSACTDAAMRRDLLFASGKAKDWLFARDARDQPLPVAAAHVPFGSEPGGTSLSDHFGYVIDYALTAPIRVATRDQVGETL; the protein is encoded by the coding sequence ATGTTCAGACCATTTCGCGCATTGCTGTTTGCGGGGCTTGCCGCTTTTGCCGCCGCAGGATCGACCCATGGCGGCCAATATCCTGCCCCGCAATGGGATCAGGCCGGGTCGCGCCCGGCAGACGGCAGGCTGTCGGTCATGACCTATAATATCAAGGGACTGCCCTGGCCGGTCGCTTTGGGCCGGGAAGCGGCCCTGAGCGACATTGCCGACCGGCTGGCGCTATTGCGCCGATCGGGCCGACAGCCCCATGTCATTCTGTTGCAGGAAGCATTCACGCCCGAAGCCGCTGAGATCGCGGCCCGCGCGGGCTATCTCCATGTCGCGCACGGCCCGGATGCCGCGCAGCCATCAGCCATGGTGGCGGGGAGCGCCGACCGGCCCTATCTGGCCGAGGCGCGCTGGGATCGGGGAGAGGGGATCGGCAAGCAACTGGGCAGCGGCCTGCAGATCCTGTCCGACTATCCCATCAGCCGGATCGATCGCATGGCCTTCCCCGATTTCGCCTGCGCCGGGTTCGATTGTCTGGCGAACAAGGGCGTCCTGATCGCGCATCTGACGGTGCCCGGATTCGACCGGCCGGTCAGCATCGTCAACACGCACCTCAATGCCCGTGCCGCCGCGGGCGTGTCGATTGACCGCTCCCAGCGCGCTTATGCGCGGCAGGTGGGCCTGATGATGCAATTTGTTGCTGCGCATGTCCCGGCGGGCCAGCCCATGGTGCTGGGCGGCGACATGAACATTGGCAAGGATGCCCGCCGCGCGGACCTCTTCTTTACCCGCTTCGCGCAAGCCGGGATGAATTTCATCGGCCCCCATCTGGGCGGCGCGCGACGCGCTCTTGCGCAATCCGCCTGCACTGACGCGGCGATGCGACGTGATCTCCTCTTCGCCAGCGGGAAGGCGAAGGACTGGCTGTTCGCGCGCGACGCACGGGACCAGCCTCTGCCGGTCGCGGCGGCGCATGTGCCCTTTGGCTCCGAACCCGGTGGAACGTCGCTGTCCGATCATTTCGGCTATGTCATTGACTATGCGCTGACTGCGCCGATCCGCGTTGCGACACGCGACCAGGTGGGAGAGACGCTGTGA